A region of Dehalococcoidia bacterium DNA encodes the following proteins:
- a CDS encoding DUF952 domain-containing protein — translation MNSKPQKILHVTTSKIWNQFQSLPFYETESLKNEGFIHNCTKGQLLNVIGRHFSSHQALILLEIETAKLKSPLLMEESYPNDWYPHIYGRLNKDAITRVIPIEADSFGSFILPDNL, via the coding sequence ATGAATAGTAAACCGCAAAAGATTCTACATGTAACAACGTCCAAAATTTGGAATCAATTTCAAAGTCTTCCTTTTTATGAAACTGAATCCTTGAAAAATGAAGGCTTCATACATAATTGCACTAAAGGGCAATTACTTAATGTTATAGGGCGGCATTTTTCAAGTCACCAAGCTCTAATTCTGCTTGAAATCGAAACTGCGAAGCTTAAAAGCCCCCTATTGATGGAAGAATCGTATCCCAATGACTGGTATCCTCATATATACGGGCGATTAAACAAAGATGCAATAACTAGGGTTATACCAATAGAAGCAGATAGTTTCGGTTCTTTTATATTGCCTGATAACCTTTAG